The Leptospira yasudae DNA segment CTCAAAGCGTTTTTGTTCGGAATGTTTCCGGTCCCCGATATCGACGAAGAGATTCGGGAAAAAGTTCTTTCCATGAGCTTGGAGGAAAAGCGGATTCTTTTGGAAAAATTGGATCCGGATTCTCTGAATAAAATCTTTCCGGGAGACGATTACCGATTGGGCCGAGCCTTGGAAGTCAATCTGATGGGAAAAAAATGGTCCGAGATGAGGATCGATCCCAATACTTCCGCGATTCATAAGTTCGATCTGGAGATCGCTTTGGGTGTGTTTCTGGATTTGGATAGGAAAGAACTTTACGAACGGATCAATCAAAGAGCCAAACAAATGATCGAAGCGGGGATGGCCGAAGAGGCTTGGATGATCCGAGAAAGGTACGGCGAAACCTGTCCCGGTCTCAAGTCCTTAGGCTATAATTTTGCACTTGAAAATAAAAAAGGAAACTCCAATCTAGAGACATTCCTCGCGGATTTAAGTCAATCTCACAGGA contains these protein-coding regions:
- the miaA gene encoding tRNA (adenosine(37)-N6)-dimethylallyltransferase MiaA — protein: MAKPILILTAPTGAGKTSLITELDPTRFEILSFDSRQIYKEMPIGTAAPTAEQQAKIRHHLVEVLSPAETVDAGLYNRLAEEALRAVLDAGKIPVFTAGTGFYLKAFLFGMFPVPDIDEEIREKVLSMSLEEKRILLEKLDPDSLNKIFPGDDYRLGRALEVNLMGKKWSEMRIDPNTSAIHKFDLEIALGVFLDLDRKELYERINQRAKQMIEAGMAEEAWMIRERYGETCPGLKSLGYNFALENKKGNSNLETFLADLSQSHRNYAKRQVTWFRKEAYVQPMDRSEALERIKHIK